A region from the Desulfuromonas acetexigens genome encodes:
- a CDS encoding methylenetetrahydrofolate reductase C-terminal domain-containing protein, with protein MSLHGTTAMIISEQKSKEELLEILDGKERLFIVGCGACATVCKSGGEEEVFRMQEWLASLGKETTGTVIIDEACHIMRAGRDLRQLKAQVEAADALLVMACGAGVQSISSNSDKRVLGALNSLFLGNIRRFGQYEEKCSLCGECVLNETACICPVTNCAKGLLNGPCGGMEEGKCEADRELDCAWHLIYERLKKQNRKGVFARTVPPKNWGKVQKPGRHKIPG; from the coding sequence TTGTCTCTGCACGGGACCACGGCGATGATCATCAGCGAACAGAAGAGCAAGGAAGAGTTGCTGGAAATTTTGGACGGCAAGGAGCGACTCTTTATCGTCGGTTGCGGGGCCTGTGCCACGGTCTGCAAGTCCGGGGGGGAGGAAGAGGTCTTCCGTATGCAGGAATGGCTGGCGAGTCTCGGCAAGGAAACGACCGGAACCGTCATTATCGACGAAGCCTGCCATATCATGCGCGCAGGGCGTGATCTGCGTCAGCTCAAAGCGCAGGTTGAGGCAGCCGATGCCCTGCTGGTCATGGCCTGCGGCGCCGGAGTCCAGTCCATCTCCAGCAACAGCGACAAGCGCGTGCTGGGCGCGCTGAATTCCCTCTTTCTCGGCAACATCCGCCGCTTCGGTCAGTATGAGGAGAAATGTTCCCTGTGCGGGGAATGTGTACTCAATGAAACCGCCTGCATCTGTCCGGTGACCAATTGCGCCAAGGGACTGCTCAACGGCCCCTGCGGCGGGATGGAGGAGGGCAAATGCGAGGCCGATCGTGAACTGGACTGCGCCTGGCACCTGATTTACGAACGGCTCAAGAAGCAGAACCGCAAGGGAGTGTTCGCGCGAACGGTCCCACCCAAAAACTGGGGGAAGGTACAAAAGCCCGGTCGCCATAAAATCCCGGGCTGA
- the map gene encoding type I methionyl aminopeptidase, giving the protein MIVLKSRAELILMRDAGRIVAEILQLLRERIKPGVTTHELDEFAEAECKRRRVRPAFKGYGGFPFTICSSPNEKVVHGFADSEPMREGDILSIDFGVVKSGFYGDSAITVPVGRIEAETERLLEVTQRSLQMGIAEAVVGNRLSDISHAVQACVEREGFSVVREFVGHGIGRQLHELPQIPNFGAPGQGPRLREGMTLAIEPMINAGTPDVRILPDGWTAVTADGRPSAHFEHTIAVTSHGPEILTAL; this is encoded by the coding sequence ATGATCGTCCTCAAGTCCCGCGCCGAGCTGATTCTAATGCGTGACGCGGGACGGATCGTTGCGGAAATATTACAGCTACTCCGTGAGCGCATTAAGCCTGGAGTTACTACCCACGAACTTGATGAATTTGCCGAAGCGGAGTGTAAGCGTCGTCGAGTGCGACCGGCATTCAAGGGGTACGGGGGGTTTCCTTTTACGATCTGCTCCTCTCCCAACGAAAAAGTAGTCCATGGTTTTGCTGATTCCGAGCCGATGCGAGAAGGTGATATCTTAAGTATCGATTTCGGCGTGGTGAAGTCCGGATTTTATGGAGACTCGGCAATAACTGTCCCCGTTGGTAGAATTGAGGCCGAGACGGAACGGCTTCTTGAGGTGACGCAGCGCTCACTCCAGATGGGAATTGCCGAGGCCGTTGTCGGTAATCGTCTTTCCGATATCTCTCATGCGGTGCAGGCTTGTGTTGAAAGAGAGGGTTTCAGCGTCGTTCGTGAGTTCGTTGGTCATGGCATTGGCCGACAGTTGCACGAATTACCGCAGATTCCTAATTTCGGAGCTCCTGGGCAGGGACCGCGTTTGCGGGAAGGAATGACTCTGGCGATTGAGCCGATGATCAATGCGGGAACCCCGGATGTACGCATTCTCCCTGACGGCTGGACGGCGGTGACGGCGGATGGCCGACCATCCGCTCATTTTGAGCATACGATTGCTGTTACTAGTCACGGGCCGGAGATTTTGACTGCTTTATAG
- the gcvH gene encoding glycine cleavage system protein GcvH yields the protein MEFPEELKYTEEHVWVLLEEGLATIGVTDFAQDSLGDVVFVELPEEGTLLECGKPFGVVESVKAVSDVYAPLSGEVIEVNEELQDAPELVNTSPYEDAWMVKIRLAENADLDELMDADEYQEFMAEEE from the coding sequence ATGGAATTTCCCGAAGAATTGAAGTACACCGAAGAGCATGTGTGGGTGCTGCTGGAGGAGGGTCTCGCCACCATCGGCGTGACCGATTTTGCCCAGGATTCTCTGGGGGATGTGGTCTTCGTGGAGTTGCCCGAGGAGGGAACGCTGCTGGAATGTGGCAAGCCTTTCGGCGTGGTCGAGTCGGTCAAGGCCGTCTCCGATGTTTACGCGCCCCTTTCCGGTGAAGTCATTGAAGTCAACGAAGAACTGCAGGATGCGCCGGAGTTGGTCAACACCTCCCCTTACGAGGATGCCTGGATGGTCAAAATCCGTCTGGCGGAGAACGCCGATCTCGACGAGTTGATGGATGCGGACGAGTATCAGGAGTTCATGGCCGAGGAAGAATAA
- the rpmJ gene encoding 50S ribosomal protein L36 produces MKVRASVKTICDKCKVIKRKGIVRIICENPKHKQRQG; encoded by the coding sequence ATGAAAGTCCGCGCTTCGGTGAAGACAATCTGCGACAAGTGTAAAGTGATTAAGCGCAAGGGGATTGTCCGGATTATTTGTGAAAACCCCAAGCACAAGCAGAGGCAGGGATAA
- the rpsD gene encoding 30S ribosomal protein S4, with the protein MARYTGPVCRMCRRENTKLFLKGDRCHTDKCAVERRNYAPGQHGQGRIKVSDYGTQLREKQRVKRTYGLLEKQFHAYFDKADRMKGVTGENLLVLLERRLDSMVYRMGFVSSRNEGRSLVRQGHFLVNGRRVDIPSYLVRPGDVVELREKSRQVARINEALDGVMRRGLPSWVELDRAAFKGIVKTLPVREEMTTPAFQEHLIVELYSK; encoded by the coding sequence TTGGCTAGATATACCGGCCCCGTCTGTCGTATGTGCAGAAGGGAAAATACGAAATTGTTCCTTAAGGGGGACAGGTGTCATACCGACAAATGTGCCGTTGAGCGTCGCAATTATGCACCTGGTCAGCATGGTCAGGGCCGCATTAAGGTGTCGGATTACGGGACTCAGTTGCGCGAAAAGCAGCGGGTCAAACGTACCTATGGTCTGTTGGAGAAGCAGTTTCATGCTTATTTTGACAAGGCGGACCGCATGAAGGGTGTTACCGGCGAGAATCTTCTGGTTTTGCTGGAGCGTCGCCTGGACAGTATGGTCTACCGCATGGGTTTTGTTTCTTCCCGTAACGAAGGACGTTCTTTGGTTCGCCAAGGGCATTTCCTTGTCAATGGCCGGCGAGTTGATATCCCCTCGTACTTGGTTCGCCCTGGTGACGTCGTTGAGTTGCGTGAAAAAAGCCGTCAGGTGGCGCGCATCAATGAAGCCCTTGATGGTGTCATGCGTCGCGGTCTTCCTTCCTGGGTCGAGCTTGATCGCGCGGCCTTTAAGGGGATCGTTAAAACCCTGCCTGTTCGTGAAGAGATGACGACTCCTGCATTCCAGGAGCATCTCATCGTCGAATTGTACTCCAAGTAG
- the rpsM gene encoding 30S ribosomal protein S13 has product MARIAGIDLPRNKRIEVALTYIYGIGRSSSQEILSKAGVEMNTRTDDLTEAEVAKIREVIDREGKVEGDLRREVSMNIKRLMDLGCYRGLRHRRGLPVRGQKTKTNARTRKGPRKTVAGKKK; this is encoded by the coding sequence TTGGCACGTATTGCTGGTATCGACTTACCGAGAAATAAACGGATTGAGGTGGCTCTCACCTACATCTACGGCATCGGCCGCTCCTCTTCCCAGGAGATCCTGAGCAAGGCCGGGGTTGAAATGAATACCCGGACCGATGATCTCACCGAAGCTGAAGTGGCAAAGATTCGCGAAGTCATCGACCGGGAAGGCAAGGTTGAGGGTGATTTGCGGCGAGAAGTTTCGATGAATATCAAACGTCTCATGGACCTGGGTTGTTATCGCGGACTGCGTCATCGTCGTGGCCTCCCCGTGCGTGGGCAGAAGACCAAGACGAATGCGCGCACCCGTAAGGGTCCCCGCAAGACTGTCGCCGGTAAGAAGAAATAA
- the rpsK gene encoding 30S ribosomal protein S11, with protein sequence MAKPGKKVVRKKVEKKNIANGVAHIQATFNNTIVTITDVSGNVISWSTAGGRGFKGSRKSTPFAAQVAAEDAAKKAQEHGLRSVVVNVKGPGSGRESALRALQAAGLNITLIKDVTPIPHNGCRPPKRRRV encoded by the coding sequence ATGGCTAAGCCCGGTAAAAAAGTAGTCAGAAAAAAAGTTGAGAAAAAAAATATCGCCAATGGGGTGGCGCACATCCAGGCGACTTTCAACAACACCATCGTGACCATTACGGATGTTAGCGGTAACGTGATTTCCTGGTCTACCGCCGGTGGACGCGGATTCAAGGGTTCCCGTAAGAGTACCCCTTTTGCTGCCCAGGTCGCGGCTGAAGATGCCGCAAAGAAAGCCCAGGAGCATGGCCTTCGCAGTGTTGTTGTCAATGTCAAGGGGCCGGGTTCCGGTCGTGAGTCGGCATTGCGTGCCCTTCAAGCAGCGGGCCTCAATATTACTCTGATCAAGGATGTTACCCCGATTCCGCATAATGGGTGCCGTCCTCCCAAGCGCAGAAGAGTCTAA
- the folD gene encoding bifunctional methylenetetrahydrofolate dehydrogenase/methenyltetrahydrofolate cyclohydrolase FolD has translation MNNLIDGKAIAEQIRQTIAADVSALKAQGTTPGLAVVLVGEDPASRVYVSMKEKACAQAGIFSDEHKLSESTSEAELLQLIDQLNQDSRIDGILVQLPLPKQIDESKVLEAISPKKDVDGFHPYNVGRLATGNPLFRPCTPYGVMKMLEHTGVDLKGKEVVVVGRSNIVGKPVALMCLAEHATVTICHSRTQDLPGHVARGDVVIAAVGQPEMIKGDWIKPGAVVIDVGVNRVGEKKLVGDVEFAAAKERAGAITPVPGGVGPMTITMLLYNTVESAKRRVAGK, from the coding sequence GTGAATAATCTTATTGATGGCAAAGCTATTGCCGAACAGATCCGTCAGACGATCGCCGCTGACGTCAGCGCGCTCAAAGCGCAAGGAACAACTCCTGGTTTGGCGGTGGTCTTGGTGGGAGAGGATCCGGCCAGCCGGGTCTATGTGTCGATGAAGGAGAAAGCCTGCGCCCAGGCGGGGATTTTCTCCGACGAGCATAAGCTTTCCGAATCGACCAGTGAAGCCGAGCTGTTGCAGTTGATCGATCAGCTTAACCAAGATTCGCGCATCGACGGCATTTTGGTACAGCTGCCCCTGCCCAAGCAGATCGACGAGAGCAAGGTACTGGAAGCGATTTCCCCCAAGAAGGATGTGGACGGGTTCCATCCTTACAACGTCGGTCGACTGGCGACGGGCAATCCTCTCTTTCGTCCCTGCACCCCCTATGGTGTGATGAAGATGCTGGAACATACCGGGGTGGATCTCAAGGGGAAGGAAGTGGTGGTCGTCGGTCGCTCCAATATCGTCGGCAAGCCGGTAGCGCTCATGTGCCTGGCCGAACACGCTACCGTCACCATCTGTCATTCCCGCACCCAGGATCTTCCTGGGCATGTCGCCCGGGGCGACGTGGTAATCGCTGCCGTCGGCCAGCCCGAAATGATCAAGGGCGACTGGATCAAGCCCGGTGCGGTGGTGATCGATGTCGGTGTCAATCGGGTCGGTGAGAAGAAGCTGGTGGGGGATGTGGAATTCGCCGCCGCCAAGGAGCGGGCCGGTGCCATTACCCCGGTGCCAGGCGGGGTCGGGCCGATGACCATCACCATGCTGCTCTACAACACGGTCGAGAGCGCCAAGCGGCGTGTTGCCGGCAAATAA
- the gdhA gene encoding NADP-specific glutamate dehydrogenase: protein MSPKLDEKVEPVYQEVLARNPGETEFHQAVREVLESLGPVLVKHPEFCHQKIIERICEPERQIIFRVPWQDDNGGVQINRGFRVEFNSALGPYKGGLRFHPSVYLGIIKFLGFEQIFKNALTGMPIGGGKGGSDFDPKGKSDDEIMRFCQSFMTELYRHIGEHTDVPAGDIGVGGREIGYMFGQYKRITNRWEAGVLTGKGLNWGGSLVRPEATGYGATFFVDEMLKVRGESFDGKTCTVSGSGNVAIYTIEKIHQLGGKVVACSDSNGYVYHEQGIDLELLQQLKEVERRRIKDYITYHKDAKYVENGNIWDIPCQVAMPSATQNEINGKDAAKLVKNGCFAVGEGANMPTTPEGVKVFLEAGIAYGPGKAANAGGVATSALEMQQNACRDSWTFEYTEQRLQQIMKGIHETCYEIAEEYGTPGNYVNGANIAGFIKVAKAMVALGLV, encoded by the coding sequence ATGTCGCCAAAACTGGATGAAAAAGTCGAACCTGTTTATCAGGAAGTCCTTGCCCGTAACCCCGGTGAGACAGAATTTCATCAAGCGGTTCGTGAGGTTCTGGAATCCCTTGGGCCTGTTCTGGTAAAGCATCCTGAATTCTGCCATCAAAAGATTATCGAGCGCATTTGCGAACCCGAACGGCAGATTATTTTCCGGGTGCCCTGGCAGGATGATAATGGTGGGGTTCAGATCAACCGTGGATTTCGTGTTGAATTCAATAGCGCTCTGGGCCCTTATAAGGGCGGCTTGCGTTTCCATCCTTCCGTCTACCTGGGGATCATCAAGTTTCTCGGTTTCGAGCAGATCTTTAAAAATGCTCTGACCGGAATGCCCATCGGCGGGGGCAAGGGGGGCTCGGATTTTGATCCCAAGGGGAAATCGGATGATGAGATCATGCGCTTTTGCCAGAGTTTCATGACCGAGCTTTATCGCCACATCGGCGAGCACACGGATGTGCCTGCCGGGGACATCGGGGTCGGCGGTCGTGAAATCGGCTATATGTTTGGTCAGTACAAGCGTATTACCAATCGCTGGGAAGCGGGTGTGCTCACCGGTAAAGGGCTTAACTGGGGAGGTTCTCTGGTGCGTCCGGAAGCGACCGGTTATGGTGCTACTTTTTTTGTCGACGAAATGCTTAAGGTTCGTGGTGAGTCTTTTGACGGAAAAACCTGTACTGTCTCCGGCTCGGGTAATGTCGCCATCTATACCATTGAAAAAATCCATCAATTAGGCGGTAAGGTCGTTGCCTGCTCGGATTCTAACGGCTACGTTTATCATGAACAGGGCATCGATCTTGAGCTTTTGCAACAACTCAAGGAAGTGGAACGCCGCCGGATCAAAGATTACATCACCTACCACAAGGACGCAAAATACGTCGAAAATGGCAACATCTGGGACATCCCTTGCCAGGTTGCCATGCCGTCCGCGACGCAGAACGAAATTAACGGTAAGGATGCTGCCAAACTCGTGAAAAATGGCTGTTTCGCCGTTGGTGAGGGAGCCAACATGCCGACAACTCCGGAAGGGGTCAAGGTCTTTCTTGAGGCCGGCATCGCTTATGGCCCGGGTAAGGCCGCCAATGCCGGCGGCGTGGCGACCAGCGCTCTTGAAATGCAGCAAAATGCCTGTCGCGATTCCTGGACCTTCGAGTATACCGAGCAGCGCCTGCAGCAGATCATGAAAGGTATTCATGAAACCTGCTACGAGATCGCCGAGGAATACGGCACCCCCGGAAACTATGTTAATGGGGCGAATATCGCCGGGTTCATTAAAGTCGCCAAGGCCATGGTCGCCCTCGGTTTGGTCTGA
- a CDS encoding adenylate kinase — translation MKLILLGPPGAGKGTQAKMLMDRYGIPQISTGDILRAAVKAGTPMGLRAKSFMDAGGLVPDEVVVGIVRERIQEDDCKAGFILDGFPRTVPQADALAEALTALGRPLDAVVSLAVDVEALVERLTGRRTCRDCGLGYHVTFAAPKAAGICDACGGELVQRDDDREETIRRRLDVYNEQTSPLIDYYRKSGLLSEVDGMLSMDAVQDEILAILRKE, via the coding sequence ATGAAGCTTATTTTGCTAGGCCCCCCGGGAGCAGGCAAGGGGACGCAGGCTAAAATGCTTATGGACCGCTACGGCATTCCGCAAATTTCCACCGGGGATATCCTCCGTGCTGCGGTCAAGGCTGGAACGCCGATGGGTTTGCGAGCCAAGTCCTTCATGGATGCCGGCGGGTTGGTTCCTGACGAAGTTGTCGTCGGAATAGTCCGTGAACGCATTCAGGAAGATGACTGTAAAGCTGGTTTTATTCTTGATGGTTTTCCCCGGACCGTGCCCCAAGCCGATGCTCTTGCTGAGGCATTGACTGCCCTCGGACGCCCCCTTGATGCGGTCGTCTCCTTGGCCGTTGATGTTGAAGCCCTGGTTGAGCGTTTGACTGGACGTCGTACTTGCCGCGATTGTGGCCTGGGCTATCACGTAACCTTTGCTGCGCCCAAGGCGGCGGGGATATGCGATGCCTGTGGTGGCGAACTGGTACAACGGGACGATGACCGCGAAGAAACGATTCGCCGTCGCCTTGATGTCTATAACGAGCAGACTTCGCCGTTGATTGATTATTATCGCAAATCCGGACTGCTCTCCGAGGTAGACGGGATGCTCTCCATGGATGCCGTGCAGGACGAGATACTCGCCATCCTGCGTAAGGAGTAG
- a CDS encoding methylenetetrahydrofolate reductase, translated as MSRLAEQLAAGRFVVTAEIAPPKGIDISPALAKARLMTELAAVNVTDNQGANMRLSPLALSALLLREGIEPILQLTCRDRNRLALQSDLLGAAALGIENLLLLSGDHACFGDHPQARSVFDLDSIQLLAAVRGLCAGHDMADKPLRGVPHFFAGAAVTPEAEPFELMFQKFAKKAQAGTAFFQTQAVYDVDKLTRFMEAAAPLGKPVLLGVLLLKNARMAEFLNRSIPGVRVPARLIERLDNAADPLEEGIAIAREMVGHARRLCQGVHLMTLGHEERIGDIIA; from the coding sequence ATGTCGAGACTTGCCGAACAACTGGCCGCCGGCCGCTTTGTCGTCACCGCCGAAATCGCCCCGCCCAAGGGGATCGATATCTCTCCGGCCTTGGCAAAGGCCCGGCTGATGACGGAGCTGGCGGCGGTGAATGTTACCGACAACCAGGGGGCGAATATGCGTCTTTCCCCCCTGGCGCTGTCCGCTCTTCTCTTGCGCGAGGGGATCGAGCCGATTCTGCAGCTGACCTGCCGGGATCGTAACCGTCTGGCCCTGCAGTCCGATCTGCTCGGCGCGGCCGCCCTGGGAATCGAAAATCTTCTGCTCCTTTCCGGCGATCATGCCTGCTTCGGCGATCACCCGCAGGCCCGGTCGGTTTTCGATCTCGACTCCATCCAACTGCTGGCGGCGGTGCGGGGACTCTGTGCGGGGCACGATATGGCGGACAAGCCGTTGCGCGGGGTCCCGCACTTTTTCGCCGGCGCCGCGGTGACCCCCGAGGCGGAGCCCTTTGAGCTGATGTTCCAGAAATTCGCCAAGAAGGCCCAGGCCGGGACCGCGTTTTTTCAGACCCAGGCGGTTTATGATGTGGACAAGCTGACGCGCTTCATGGAGGCGGCCGCTCCGTTGGGAAAACCCGTGCTGCTCGGGGTGCTGCTCCTTAAAAACGCGCGCATGGCCGAATTCCTCAACCGCTCCATTCCCGGGGTCCGGGTTCCGGCGCGGCTGATCGAACGGCTCGATAACGCAGCTGATCCGCTGGAGGAAGGAATTGCCATCGCCCGTGAGATGGTTGGGCATGCACGTCGGTTATGCCAGGGGGTGCATCTCATGACCCTGGGGCATGAGGAACGCATCGGCGACATTATCGCTTGA
- a CDS encoding GGDEF domain-containing response regulator has translation MTATALIIDKSTDRLRELKDLVTGTGCFDQVLCCATGRVAVKCLEQNGVDIIFHGTRQVSRKSLSWLGRLEKNDSWLDIPILVFSSAQQPEDRVSCIEAGAADCLSLRIPERELRARILRFLSGKKRIEKLRSTNEQLARMAITDPLTGVGNRRHFDDALSAELKRNNRSRTPLALLMIDIDHFKRVNDSIGHQAGDRILKIVAETLRISVRSYDTLCRFGGEEFAIIMPDTSAGQASSVAERIRREIAAINARGTYGDFPLTVSIGLRPVRGTETIEAAQLICEADQALYRAKNDGRNRVEIFRPVENFIFTQPRRPRFTPLSPALSL, from the coding sequence ATGACCGCTACCGCCCTGATTATAGACAAATCCACCGACCGCCTCCGTGAACTCAAGGACCTCGTCACCGGAACCGGATGCTTCGATCAGGTGCTTTGTTGTGCGACCGGGCGCGTGGCCGTGAAGTGTCTTGAACAAAACGGAGTCGACATAATTTTTCACGGCACTCGGCAGGTCTCAAGGAAAAGCCTCTCTTGGCTAGGTCGCCTCGAAAAAAACGACTCCTGGTTGGATATTCCTATCCTGGTTTTTTCTTCAGCGCAACAGCCCGAAGACCGGGTTTCTTGCATCGAAGCGGGAGCCGCCGACTGCCTCTCCCTGCGCATCCCCGAGCGGGAACTGCGGGCCCGCATTCTGCGCTTTCTTTCCGGAAAAAAACGCATCGAAAAACTGCGCTCAACCAATGAACAGCTGGCGCGCATGGCGATCACCGACCCCCTGACCGGCGTTGGCAACCGGCGCCATTTCGACGACGCCCTGAGCGCGGAGTTGAAGCGCAACAACCGCTCTCGCACCCCACTGGCGCTACTGATGATCGATATCGATCACTTTAAACGGGTCAACGACAGCATTGGCCATCAGGCGGGGGACCGAATTCTGAAAATTGTCGCTGAAACCCTGCGTATCAGTGTCCGCAGCTACGACACCCTCTGCCGCTTCGGCGGCGAGGAATTTGCCATCATCATGCCCGACACCTCTGCAGGGCAGGCTTCCTCCGTCGCTGAACGCATCCGTCGGGAAATCGCTGCGATCAATGCCCGGGGAACTTACGGTGATTTCCCCCTGACCGTAAGCATCGGCCTGCGTCCGGTGCGGGGGACAGAAACCATCGAAGCGGCGCAACTGATTTGCGAAGCCGACCAAGCCCTCTATCGGGCCAAGAATGATGGCCGCAACCGGGTGGAAATCTTTCGCCCCGTCGAGAACTTCATCTTCACTCAACCGCGCCGTCCGCGCTTCACTCCACTTTCCCCTGCTCTCTCCCTCTAA
- a CDS encoding DNA-directed RNA polymerase subunit alpha: MYKNWRDLIKPKRLQIESDTLTDTYGKFYAEPFERGFGTTLGNSLRRVLLSSLQGAAIVSVRIKGVLHEFSTVPGVTEDVTDIILNLKGVLLRLHGNESRNVRIVKKGAGVITAGDIITDSHVEILNPEHHIATCSQEADVEMEMVVSLGKGYVPADRNRDERAPVGTIPIDAIFSPIKKVNFTVTNARVGQITDYDKLTLEVFTDASVRADDALSFAAKIIKEQLQIFINFDEEAEPVEEEVSESSGKINENLYRSVDELELSVRSANCLKNANIRLIGDLVQRSEAEMLKTQNFGRKSLNEIKDILSEMGLTLGMKLENFPDPEYLKLIQKGNEED; this comes from the coding sequence ATGTATAAAAACTGGAGAGACCTCATCAAGCCCAAACGTCTCCAGATTGAATCGGATACTCTTACCGATACCTATGGAAAATTCTATGCCGAGCCTTTTGAGCGCGGTTTCGGAACGACTTTGGGCAACTCTTTGCGCCGTGTGCTGCTCTCCTCGTTGCAGGGTGCCGCGATTGTCTCTGTGCGCATCAAAGGGGTTCTTCACGAGTTTTCAACCGTCCCTGGTGTCACTGAGGACGTTACTGATATTATTCTCAACCTTAAAGGCGTACTCTTGCGCCTACATGGTAACGAAAGTCGTAATGTTCGTATCGTAAAAAAGGGCGCCGGAGTGATTACCGCTGGTGACATCATTACGGATAGTCATGTCGAGATTCTCAATCCCGAGCATCATATCGCCACCTGTTCTCAGGAAGCGGATGTCGAGATGGAGATGGTCGTATCCTTGGGTAAAGGATATGTTCCCGCTGACCGTAATCGTGATGAGCGGGCGCCGGTCGGCACAATCCCGATCGACGCGATTTTTTCTCCCATCAAGAAAGTCAATTTTACGGTGACCAATGCGCGTGTTGGACAGATCACCGACTACGATAAATTGACCCTTGAAGTTTTTACTGATGCCAGCGTTCGTGCGGATGACGCCCTTTCGTTTGCTGCGAAAATCATCAAGGAACAGCTTCAGATTTTTATCAACTTTGATGAAGAGGCTGAACCTGTGGAAGAAGAGGTCAGCGAGTCTTCGGGAAAGATCAACGAAAATCTTTACCGTAGTGTTGACGAGTTGGAGCTTTCCGTTCGCAGCGCCAATTGCTTGAAGAACGCAAATATCCGCCTGATTGGTGATTTGGTACAGCGTTCTGAGGCGGAAATGCTCAAAACTCAGAACTTCGGCCGTAAGTCTCTGAATGAAATCAAGGATATCCTCTCCGAGATGGGCCTGACTCTCGGGATGAAGCTGGAAAACTTCCCTGATCCCGAATATCTCAAGTTGATACAAAAGGGAAACGAGGAAGACTGA
- a CDS encoding FmdB family zinc ribbon protein, translating to MPMYEYRCEGCERVIEVRQKFSDAPLTTCESCGAPLKKLISQVGFALKGGGWYQQGYSEASSPTSACPGAGSSGCAGCPKAANE from the coding sequence ATGCCCATGTATGAATATCGTTGCGAAGGATGTGAGCGGGTCATCGAGGTTCGGCAAAAGTTTTCCGATGCCCCCTTGACCACTTGTGAAAGCTGCGGGGCGCCGCTGAAGAAGCTTATTTCTCAGGTGGGTTTTGCGCTCAAGGGCGGGGGGTGGTATCAGCAGGGTTATTCCGAGGCGTCTTCCCCCACTTCGGCCTGCCCGGGAGCCGGTTCTTCCGGTTGCGCGGGCTGTCCGAAGGCGGCTAACGAATAA